The Geotalea uraniireducens Rf4 genome window below encodes:
- a CDS encoding TolC family protein, with the protein MAKHATGLPVPKTLRAIVFGIIFLAAGKGHCDIVPEKVNLSRGFAVEMALRKNIDLRVEALNSSMAETDVARSRGFYNPFFSVSATGGVSAVPGDPFFKTTSGLASIGLTQYIPTGGSIAASTQTGFTNAEVEDSGTSTKDWQSSVGITVTQPLLKNSGKETTEVSITLAASAHQDSLERLRLVISDTVLAVITSYNHLYALRQVLESRLTALNSAQNFLDEIRNQIKPAPLQNMEIANAEFAIAQRRKDLVEAERNVRDQEASLRYLIGMEPKTQLIPVDPPSRLEPQETEDQAVKDALEFRPDLKQLQLTLTSSQLQERVARHQSLPDLSVTASGGLTGTGGSIGNSFQQIGDRPGSFWSVGMLFSVPLGNTSAINDYRKSKIRAEQVQNQVKALAWKIRNDVEADMRALLSARLQMQMADKSLQFAEQRLDEYRKNHKAGTTTVQDVLNAENDLISARNAQLDAVETFANAVTKLWRDTGKLLDRLGVHIDTSHPADLANEKMPTPAPERAVSTDAGESKKPGSTDMPAAPVSDGKVALPDSEMQVNGGRITTKAEKEQGEVKASRKDSADKVSAQTKEGEKEAAGMVAGEQATVFAGKAENAAATGKYTIKVGEYTVKSALANAKKKVQRAGLSPVVKKGPTKKEPMLGLYIGEFPDRESARKELDKLRSVNAKGLIIKSGAGKYSVYAGSYVNRKYAAKELERLAALGIKLSMKNISVSVPTSLLTAGSFPTREAAMNEAAKLEKQGLKPVVIENGK; encoded by the coding sequence ATGGCCAAACATGCAACGGGTCTCCCTGTTCCCAAGACCTTAAGGGCAATCGTATTCGGAATTATCTTCCTCGCAGCCGGAAAAGGCCACTGCGACATTGTTCCTGAAAAGGTAAACCTTTCGCGGGGATTCGCAGTGGAGATGGCGCTCCGTAAAAATATCGATTTGCGGGTAGAGGCCCTCAATTCCTCAATGGCTGAGACGGACGTTGCCAGGAGCAGGGGGTTCTATAATCCCTTCTTCAGTGTCTCGGCCACCGGTGGAGTGTCGGCCGTTCCGGGAGACCCGTTCTTCAAGACCACGAGCGGACTTGCTTCCATCGGTTTGACTCAGTATATCCCGACAGGGGGTAGTATCGCCGCATCGACCCAGACCGGCTTCACGAACGCCGAAGTCGAAGACTCCGGGACATCCACGAAAGATTGGCAGTCGTCAGTGGGAATCACCGTTACTCAGCCGCTTCTGAAAAATTCAGGCAAGGAGACAACAGAAGTGAGCATCACGTTGGCCGCCAGTGCACATCAGGACTCCCTGGAACGATTACGTCTCGTCATCTCCGACACCGTTCTCGCAGTCATCACCTCATACAATCATCTCTATGCGTTACGGCAGGTCCTGGAGTCGAGACTGACGGCCTTGAATTCGGCGCAGAACTTCCTGGACGAGATAAGGAACCAGATAAAGCCGGCACCGCTCCAAAACATGGAAATAGCCAATGCGGAATTCGCCATTGCCCAGCGGCGGAAGGACCTCGTCGAAGCAGAACGAAACGTCAGAGACCAGGAGGCAAGCCTTCGTTACCTCATCGGCATGGAACCGAAAACTCAATTAATCCCCGTCGATCCTCCGTCCAGGCTCGAACCGCAGGAAACGGAAGATCAGGCGGTGAAGGATGCGTTGGAGTTCCGGCCAGACCTGAAGCAGCTGCAATTGACCCTGACTTCAAGCCAGTTACAGGAGCGGGTCGCAAGGCATCAATCGCTCCCCGACCTCTCCGTCACTGCCAGCGGAGGTCTTACCGGAACCGGAGGCAGCATAGGCAACAGCTTCCAACAGATCGGAGACCGCCCGGGCAGTTTCTGGTCGGTCGGCATGCTATTCAGCGTTCCGCTCGGCAATACCAGCGCCATAAACGATTATCGCAAGAGCAAAATCAGGGCAGAACAGGTGCAAAACCAGGTCAAGGCACTTGCGTGGAAAATCCGTAACGATGTCGAGGCGGACATGCGGGCGCTTTTGTCGGCACGGTTACAGATGCAGATGGCCGACAAGTCTCTGCAATTCGCCGAGCAGCGCCTCGATGAGTACCGGAAGAACCACAAGGCAGGCACGACCACGGTTCAAGACGTTCTCAATGCGGAAAACGACCTGATTTCTGCCCGAAATGCACAGCTGGATGCGGTTGAAACGTTTGCAAATGCGGTAACAAAGCTCTGGCGAGACACGGGAAAACTTCTCGACCGCCTGGGCGTTCATATCGACACGTCACATCCGGCAGATCTCGCGAATGAGAAGATGCCGACACCGGCTCCAGAGCGCGCCGTGTCCACTGACGCCGGGGAAAGCAAAAAGCCCGGAAGCACGGATATGCCGGCCGCACCAGTCAGCGACGGAAAGGTCGCTCTGCCCGACAGTGAGATGCAGGTAAACGGTGGCCGCATCACGACAAAAGCTGAAAAAGAGCAAGGAGAAGTGAAGGCTTCCCGGAAGGACTCTGCCGATAAGGTGAGCGCCCAGACGAAAGAAGGCGAAAAGGAAGCTGCCGGAATGGTCGCTGGAGAGCAGGCGACGGTCTTTGCCGGCAAGGCGGAGAATGCTGCGGCAACCGGGAAATACACGATTAAGGTTGGAGAGTATACGGTGAAATCGGCATTGGCGAATGCCAAGAAAAAAGTACAACGCGCCGGCCTGTCGCCGGTGGTGAAAAAGGGCCCAACGAAAAAGGAACCGATGCTAGGTCTCTACATCGGGGAATTTCCAGATCGGGAGTCGGCCCGGAAAGAGCTTGACAAGCTGCGCAGCGTCAACGCCAAAGGACTCATTATCAAAAGCGGAGCAGGAAAGTACAGCGTCTATGCCGGGTCTTACGTCAATCGGAAGTATGCGGCAAAGGAACTGGAGCGGCTTGCCGCCCTCGGCATAAAGTTAAGCATGAAGAATATATCCGTATCCGTTCCAACGTCCCTGCTTACCGCCGGCAGCTTCCCGACACGTGAGGCAGCCATGAACGAGGCGGCGAAGCTGGAAAAACAGGGACTGAAGCCGGTCGTCATAGAAAACGGCAAGTAA
- a CDS encoding DUF2950 domain-containing protein, translating into MMKNIGRIVGHGTGLCLMAAIMLVMATIPSGSFAIQSEPTQRVFNSAEEARQALITAVQAKDHAALRAIFGPVSRELGPGDPVEQAAEFDHFARHVQEGVELVKEGEAKAALHIGGNKWPFPVPIVKKGVTWRFDTEAGREEILTRRIGRNELLAINACRAYVEAQREYYTMPEPDGVQVPKYAQHMISRAGKRDGLYWPTAAGEKESPLGPLVARAREQGYMQKRNPGESGPRPFHGYYFRILKRQGPSAPGGRFSYVINGNMVAGHALVAYPARWGVSGVMTFIVSQRGRVYQKNLGPKTAEIARRMKSYNPDLRWKLVEEQ; encoded by the coding sequence ATGATGAAAAATATAGGTAGAATTGTGGGGCATGGCACGGGTTTATGCCTGATGGCAGCCATAATGCTGGTAATGGCGACAATCCCGTCCGGCAGCTTTGCCATTCAGTCCGAACCAACGCAACGGGTGTTCAACTCGGCCGAGGAGGCCCGCCAGGCCCTGATCACTGCGGTCCAGGCAAAGGACCATGCCGCCCTGAGAGCGATTTTTGGCCCGGTTTCCCGTGAGCTTGGGCCGGGCGACCCTGTGGAACAGGCTGCCGAATTCGACCATTTTGCCCGCCATGTGCAGGAAGGTGTCGAGCTGGTCAAGGAAGGGGAAGCAAAGGCGGCCCTCCACATCGGCGGCAATAAATGGCCCTTTCCCGTGCCGATCGTCAAAAAAGGGGTCACCTGGCGGTTCGACACCGAGGCAGGGCGCGAGGAGATCCTCACCCGGCGCATCGGCCGCAACGAGCTGCTCGCCATCAATGCCTGCCGTGCATACGTGGAAGCGCAGCGGGAATACTACACCATGCCGGAGCCGGACGGCGTCCAGGTACCCAAGTACGCCCAGCACATGATCAGCAGAGCGGGGAAACGGGACGGCCTCTACTGGCCGACGGCAGCCGGCGAGAAGGAGAGCCCGCTCGGCCCGCTGGTCGCCAGGGCGAGGGAACAGGGGTACATGCAGAAGCGCAATCCGGGCGAGAGCGGCCCCCGCCCATTCCACGGCTACTATTTCCGTATCCTCAAGCGGCAGGGGCCGAGCGCCCCCGGTGGCAGGTTCAGCTACGTCATCAACGGCAATATGGTGGCGGGCCATGCGCTGGTCGCCTACCCGGCACGATGGGGGGTGTCGGGGGTAATGACCTTCATCGTCAGCCAGCGGGGCCGGGTCTACCAGAAAAACCTGGGGCCGAAAACCGCCGAGATCGCCCGCAGGATGAAGTCGTACAACCCGGACCTGCGCTGGAAGTTGGTGGAAGAACAGTGA
- a CDS encoding IclR family transcriptional regulator, with translation MGKENTASGEENDRQSIRALERGLEVLRCFKPGDRLLGNQEIAARTGLPKPTVSRLTYTLTKLGYLSYSEKFGKYYLDSAVLALGYSFLANLDVRRIARPFMQELGEYAQASVTIGVQDRLNMLYVEAYRSSAMVTLTLGVGSQIPIATTSMGRALLCALPEAERASLMEQIRLRNEADWPRINAGIEQALKDYAELGFCLSLGDWKKDVHAVATPLVPTDGSRILVFSCVGAAFQLRRHMLEDDIGPRLLNLVTNVKEALDRHA, from the coding sequence ATGGGAAAGGAGAATACTGCCAGCGGTGAAGAGAACGATCGACAGTCGATCCGCGCCTTGGAGCGGGGGCTGGAGGTACTGCGCTGCTTCAAGCCGGGAGACAGGCTTCTCGGCAACCAGGAGATCGCCGCACGCACCGGTCTGCCGAAACCGACGGTCTCCCGCCTCACCTATACGCTGACCAAGCTCGGCTACCTGAGTTACTCGGAGAAGTTCGGCAAGTACTATCTCGACTCAGCCGTACTTGCCCTCGGCTACTCATTCCTCGCAAACCTGGACGTCCGTCGCATCGCCCGCCCCTTCATGCAGGAGTTGGGCGAATACGCCCAGGCCTCGGTTACCATCGGCGTTCAGGACCGGCTCAACATGCTCTACGTGGAAGCTTACCGGAGCAGCGCCATGGTCACCCTGACCCTCGGAGTCGGCTCGCAGATACCCATTGCCACCACCTCCATGGGACGAGCGCTCCTCTGTGCCCTGCCGGAGGCGGAACGGGCAAGCCTCATGGAGCAAATCCGGCTTCGCAACGAAGCCGACTGGCCGAGGATAAACGCCGGCATCGAGCAGGCCCTCAAGGACTATGCGGAACTGGGGTTCTGCCTCTCCCTCGGCGACTGGAAAAAGGACGTCCACGCCGTTGCCACCCCCCTCGTCCCCACCGACGGTTCCCGCATCCTCGTCTTCAGCTGTGTCGGCGCAGCCTTCCAGCTGCGTCGGCACATGCTCGAAGACGACATCGGTCCGCGCCTCCTCAACCTCGTCACCAACGTCAAAGAAGCCCTCGACCGCCACGCATAA
- a CDS encoding nucleoside phosphorylase: MEKPLSPDDLPIVNGRIYHLDLAPEELARDVILVGDPDRVPLLADELLAEREADRFHRGFRTITGVARETEMRVSIVTSGIGAPSTEIVLNELAALNEIDFSTLTRKESFEPLNIVRVGTSGGLNPATPLGALVLTDYVIGLDNTGLFYDVPLPDAACAYLEEQARTVLDRAAQPGARFGGTLAPYAARADRDLLTALEQEAAELGITHVRGITISSPGFFAEQGRGVARIGSTVPGLLDALERLESGRLNLYVENLEMEAGVVLHFLGGLGYRAAAVCAVINKRNEKAFMADYRRQVCAGARIALRAFRRLRPEAGPQLMAGRGTWRES, translated from the coding sequence ATGGAAAAACCATTATCCCCGGACGATCTGCCGATTGTGAACGGCAGGATCTATCACCTCGATCTCGCCCCGGAGGAGCTGGCGCGGGACGTGATCCTCGTCGGTGATCCCGACCGGGTGCCGCTATTGGCCGACGAACTCCTGGCGGAACGGGAAGCTGACCGCTTCCATCGCGGGTTTCGCACCATCACCGGCGTTGCCCGCGAGACGGAGATGCGCGTTTCCATCGTCACCTCGGGAATCGGCGCGCCGTCCACCGAGATCGTTCTCAACGAGCTTGCCGCTCTCAATGAAATCGACTTCAGCACCCTGACCCGAAAGGAATCGTTCGAGCCTCTCAACATCGTCCGTGTCGGGACGTCCGGCGGACTCAACCCGGCAACGCCGCTCGGCGCACTGGTGTTGACCGACTACGTGATTGGTCTCGACAACACGGGGCTTTTCTACGATGTCCCGCTCCCCGACGCTGCCTGCGCCTACCTCGAGGAGCAGGCGAGGACGGTCCTCGACCGGGCTGCGCAGCCGGGGGCGCGGTTCGGCGGGACGCTCGCGCCGTATGCGGCGCGGGCCGACCGGGACCTTTTGACAGCACTTGAGCAGGAGGCGGCAGAGCTCGGCATAACCCATGTGCGGGGGATCACTATCTCCAGTCCCGGTTTTTTCGCCGAGCAGGGGAGGGGGGTGGCACGGATCGGTTCCACCGTACCCGGTCTGCTCGATGCACTCGAACGGCTGGAGAGCGGCCGGCTCAACCTCTACGTCGAGAACCTGGAGATGGAGGCGGGGGTTGTCCTCCATTTCCTGGGGGGGCTCGGCTATCGGGCGGCTGCGGTCTGCGCAGTGATCAACAAACGCAATGAAAAGGCTTTCATGGCCGACTACCGCCGGCAGGTGTGTGCCGGGGCACGGATCGCGCTGCGGGCGTTCCGGCGGCTCAGGCCCGAAGCCGGCCCCCAGCTCATGGCTGGACGGGGAACTTGGCGGGAATCATAA
- a CDS encoding helix-turn-helix domain-containing protein, with protein MLKAKRVQTVETSEKTLELLEILAAGGEGLHIGALADKLQISSKKVLLLLVTLECHGMVTWDDRSRKYRTGGRSEALARQILNQPEVRKTDSAAVVSQKSSQSKVRSKRQISLSPPLP; from the coding sequence ATGCTTAAAGCAAAACGCGTGCAAACGGTTGAGACAAGCGAAAAGACCTTGGAACTTCTCGAGATACTGGCGGCCGGGGGGGAGGGACTTCATATCGGTGCTCTGGCAGACAAGCTGCAGATCAGCAGCAAAAAGGTTCTTCTTCTCCTCGTTACCCTGGAATGCCATGGGATGGTTACGTGGGACGATCGGAGCAGGAAATACCGGACAGGCGGAAGAAGCGAGGCGTTGGCGCGCCAAATACTGAACCAGCCTGAAGTCAGGAAGACCGATTCGGCGGCGGTTGTTTCTCAAAAGTCGAGTCAGTCAAAGGTAAGGAGCAAGAGGCAGATTTCCCTGTCGCCTCCCCTGCCTTAA
- a CDS encoding YihY/virulence factor BrkB family protein, with amino-acid sequence MAGNERVFRDGRSSAALLTFQRMRLDFDENTGFSNSMTNKQQTPHRTSVRLFGFLLSVVRDFRRNQGFLLSGAVAYYTLLSVVPMSILALTALSHVIGEDELVHTLATYLELVIPGYAATLTEQVRVFVENRQVIGSIGFLVMLFFSSIAFTVLENAISVIFYHHVLTKRRKFIVSALIPFLYISALAVGIVLVSVIVGAVETLENRHLIMFGRSLSLAGTTRVALYVLGIGGEMLMLTSFYLVMPVVRITFRHAVIGGIITTVLWEIARRVLVWYYASLSMVNVIYGSIATVVVTLLSIEVSALILLLGAQVIAELERTTGELSREEKPPGFET; translated from the coding sequence ATGGCGGGAAACGAGAGGGTGTTCCGGGATGGCCGCAGTTCAGCAGCATTATTGACTTTCCAGCGCATGAGGTTAGACTTTGACGAAAACACCGGCTTTTCTAATTCCATGACCAACAAACAGCAAACACCACATCGGACGTCGGTCCGGCTCTTCGGCTTCCTGCTGAGTGTCGTGCGGGACTTCAGACGTAATCAGGGCTTTCTCCTGTCCGGCGCTGTCGCCTATTATACCCTGTTGTCGGTCGTCCCCATGTCAATCCTCGCCTTGACCGCCCTGTCGCATGTCATCGGCGAGGATGAGCTGGTACACACCCTGGCAACGTACCTGGAACTGGTGATACCCGGCTATGCGGCGACTCTTACGGAACAGGTGCGGGTGTTTGTCGAGAACCGCCAGGTGATCGGTTCCATCGGCTTTCTCGTCATGCTGTTTTTCAGCTCCATAGCCTTTACCGTCCTGGAAAACGCCATATCGGTGATTTTTTATCACCATGTCCTGACTAAACGCCGCAAATTTATTGTTTCCGCACTTATTCCGTTTCTTTATATCTCTGCCTTGGCTGTGGGCATCGTGCTGGTGTCGGTTATCGTCGGAGCGGTAGAGACGCTTGAAAACAGGCATCTGATCATGTTCGGCCGGAGTCTGAGCCTTGCCGGCACTACCAGGGTTGCGCTGTATGTCCTGGGGATAGGCGGTGAGATGCTGATGCTGACCTCCTTCTATCTGGTCATGCCCGTTGTGCGTATCACGTTCCGTCACGCGGTAATCGGCGGGATAATCACGACGGTTTTATGGGAGATCGCCCGCCGGGTGCTGGTCTGGTATTATGCCTCCCTTTCCATGGTGAACGTAATCTATGGTTCCATTGCCACGGTCGTGGTGACCCTGCTCAGCATCGAGGTCTCGGCGTTGATCCTCCTGCTGGGGGCCCAGGTTATTGCGGAGCTTGAGCGCACAACCGGCGAACTGTCCAGGGAGGAAAAACCGCCCGGTTTTGAGACATGA
- a CDS encoding c-type cytochrome, with protein sequence MTKTMKMAVLFLALAFAQATVIPSGYADDNYATKIQKVLKEKKEKEEKEKKEKEEKEKKEKKERERRRTPRPTPAPVPAPAPKPTPAPAPAPAPKPAPTPAPAPAPAPAPAPAPAPAPAPAPAPAPALDGAALYAQYCAGCHGQGKRGKSASATQSAINNNIGGMGSLKSLTAAQITAISQY encoded by the coding sequence ATGACAAAAACGATGAAAATGGCGGTATTATTTCTGGCTCTGGCATTCGCACAAGCAACGGTAATCCCTTCCGGCTATGCAGACGACAACTACGCAACCAAAATACAGAAAGTGCTGAAGGAGAAGAAGGAGAAGGAAGAGAAAGAGAAGAAGGAGAAGGAAGAGAAGGAGAAGAAGGAGAAGAAGGAGAGGGAGCGCCGCAGAACCCCTAGGCCGACTCCTGCGCCAGTACCGGCTCCGGCCCCGAAACCGACTCCGGCACCTGCTCCGGCTCCGGCTCCGAAACCTGCTCCGACTCCAGCACCTGCTCCAGCACCTGCTCCAGCACCAGCTCCAGCACCAGCTCCAGCTCCGGCACCAGCTCCGGCACCAGCTCCGGCTCTTGACGGCGCCGCACTCTACGCCCAGTACTGCGCCGGGTGTCACGGCCAGGGAAAACGCGGCAAGTCCGCTTCTGCGACCCAGAGCGCCATCAACAACAACATAGGCGGCATGGGCTCCCTCAAATCCCTGACAGCTGCCCAAATCACCGCCATTTCCCAGTACTGA
- a CDS encoding ribbon-helix-helix protein, CopG family: MGARKKKPRYNVVSLRISNDEKQELDKVARLSNRNISEVMREAVGLIQVKLEKGELFQ, encoded by the coding sequence ATGGGTGCCAGGAAAAAGAAACCACGTTACAACGTCGTGTCGTTGCGGATCAGTAATGATGAGAAGCAAGAACTCGACAAGGTCGCCAGGCTGTCAAACCGGAACATCTCCGAAGTTATGCGTGAGGCGGTAGGGCTCATCCAGGTAAAGCTCGAAAAGGGGGAGCTGTTTCAGTAG
- a CDS encoding amidohydrolase family protein, translating into MAAPWVGLANMPVMRASWAMMLFLATLLGGCGTLIDWGAGNFAGKPAEMDAALTPAAHELIAKAFEGIDSARLTDFHVHVFGDGPDQNGPWVSPTTRSWLHPFRMLQYRAYLSASGISDSERVSEQYVERLVDLVRNIKGHGRCFICAMDRHYRPDGTFDPASTPFHVPNDYIFSLAEHYPELFVPVISVHPYRPDAVRELERWARKGCRYVKWLSTSQGIDPSSPLTEPFYRKMREYGMVLLAHTGEELAVFSGEHQELGNPLLLRKPLDMGVTVVALHSASYGKHVDLESPEKETVPSFDLFLRLMEEPKYRGLLYGEIAGVTFFNHSDDALKTLLERDDLHPRLVNGSDYPLPAINFLVMTGSLFRSGFITAEERRALDEIYRYNPLLFDFVLKRTIRHPETGRRFPPSVFMIPAKFPVQP; encoded by the coding sequence TTGGCTGCTCCATGGGTCGGACTAGCGAATATGCCCGTCATGCGTGCCTCGTGGGCGATGATGCTCTTCCTGGCCACCCTGCTCGGCGGGTGCGGAACGCTCATCGACTGGGGAGCGGGGAATTTTGCCGGCAAGCCGGCCGAGATGGATGCGGCGCTCACACCCGCGGCCCACGAACTGATCGCGAAAGCATTCGAGGGAATCGATTCCGCCCGGCTGACCGATTTCCACGTCCACGTCTTCGGCGACGGACCGGACCAGAACGGCCCGTGGGTCAGCCCCACCACCCGCTCGTGGCTCCACCCTTTCAGGATGCTTCAGTACCGGGCCTACCTGAGCGCCTCGGGGATCAGCGACAGTGAGCGGGTCAGCGAGCAGTACGTTGAGCGCCTCGTCGACCTCGTCCGGAACATCAAGGGGCACGGCCGCTGCTTCATCTGCGCCATGGACCGGCACTACCGGCCGGACGGCACCTTCGACCCTGCGTCAACCCCCTTCCATGTTCCCAACGACTACATTTTTTCCCTGGCCGAACACTATCCTGAACTCTTCGTGCCGGTCATCTCCGTCCACCCATACCGGCCGGACGCCGTCCGGGAACTGGAGAGATGGGCGCGGAAGGGGTGCCGCTACGTCAAGTGGCTTTCGACCTCCCAGGGGATCGACCCGTCCAGCCCGCTGACGGAGCCGTTTTACCGGAAAATGCGGGAATACGGGATGGTCCTCCTCGCCCACACGGGGGAGGAACTGGCCGTTTTTTCGGGAGAACACCAGGAGCTGGGGAATCCGCTTCTTCTGCGCAAGCCGCTCGACATGGGGGTGACCGTGGTAGCGCTCCACAGCGCCAGTTACGGCAAGCATGTCGACCTGGAAAGCCCGGAAAAGGAGACGGTCCCAAGCTTCGACCTCTTCCTGCGCCTCATGGAGGAGCCTAAGTACCGGGGGCTTCTCTACGGAGAGATCGCGGGGGTGACGTTCTTCAATCATTCCGATGATGCGCTGAAGACCCTGCTGGAGCGGGACGACCTCCACCCCCGTCTCGTCAACGGGAGCGACTACCCCCTCCCGGCGATCAATTTCCTCGTCATGACCGGCAGCCTCTTCCGCAGCGGCTTCATCACCGCGGAAGAGCGGCGCGCCCTCGACGAGATCTACCGCTACAACCCGCTTCTCTTCGACTTCGTCCTCAAGCGGACCATCCGCCATCCGGAAACCGGCCGGCGCTTCCCACCGTCGGTATTTATGATTCCCGCCAAGTTCCCCGTCCAGCCATGA